The following are encoded in a window of Sphaeramia orbicularis chromosome 20, fSphaOr1.1, whole genome shotgun sequence genomic DNA:
- the atp6v1ab gene encoding V-type proton ATPase catalytic subunit A codes for MDMSKLPKIRDEERESQFGYVHGVSGPVVTATAMAGAAMYELVRVGHSELVGEIIRLEGDMATIQVYEETSGVSVGDPVLRTGKPLSVELGPGIMGSIFDGIQRPLKDINDLTQSIYIPRGVNIGALNRDLKWEFSPSKSLRVGSHITGGDIYGMVFENSLIKHKIMLPPKNRGTVTYVAPPGNYDISDVVMELEFEGVKEKFTMVQVWPVRQVRPVTEKLPANHPLLTGQRVLDALFPCVQGGTTAIPGAFGCGKTVISQSLSKYSNSDVIIYVGCGERGNEMSEVLRDFPELTMEVDGKTESIMKRTALVANTSNMPVAAREASIYTGITLSEYFRDMGYNVSMMADSTSRWAEALREISGRLAEMPADSGYPAYLGARLASFYERAGRVKCLGNPEREGSVSIVGAVSPPGGDFSDPVTSATLGIVQVFWGLDKKLAQRKHFPSVNWLISYSKYTRALDEYYDKHFPEFVPLRTKAKEILQEEEDLAEIVQLVGKASLAETDKITLEVAKLIKDDFLQQNGYTPYDRFCPFYKTVGILSNMIAFYDMARHAVETTAQSDNKITWAMIREHMGEILYRISSMKFKDPMKDGEAKIKAEYAQLLEDMQNGFRTLEE; via the exons ATGGACATGTCCAAGCTGCCCAAGATCAgggatgaggagagagagagccaGTTTGGATACGTTCATGGAGTCTCCGGACCAG TGGTGACAGCCACAGCCATGGCAGGAGCAGCCATGTACGAACTGGTGCGTGTGGGCCACAGTGAGCTGGTGGGAGAAATTATCAGGCTGGAAGGAGACATGGCCACCATCCAGGTCTACGAGGAGACGT CTGGCGTGTCTGTGGGAGACCCCGTGCTGCGAACGGGGAAGCCTCTGTCTGTTGAGCTGGGCCCAGGAATCATGGGGTCTATATTTGACGGTATCCAACGACCGCTAAAGGACATCAACGACCTCACGCAAAGCATCTACATCCCCAGAGGTGTAAACATTGGAGCCCTCAATCGAGACCTCAAATGGGAGTTTTCTCCCAGCAAAAGTCTGCGG GTCGGCAGTCACATCACAGGAGGAGACATCTATGGAATGGTCTTCGAGAACTCCCTCATCAAGCACAAGATCATGTTGCCTCCTAAAAACAGAGGCACCGTAACTTACGTGGCTCCTCCTGGAAACTACGATATCAGT GATGTGGTGATGGAGCTAGAGTTTGAAGGTGTGAAGGAGAAGTTCACCATGGTGCAGGTTTGGCCTGTCAGACAAGTGCGGCCCGTCACAGAGAAGCTACCAGCCAACCACCCGCTGCTGACCGGACAGAGGGTGCTCGATGCCCTTTTCCC ATGTGTGCAGGGAGGAACCACTGCTATCCCAGGAGCCTTTGGCTGTGGTAAAACTGTCATCTCCCAGTCTCTGTCCAAGTACTCCAACAGCGACGTGATCATCTACGTAGGCTGTGGGGAGCGTGGAAATGAGATGTCAGAAGTACTGCGAGACTTCCCTGAG CTGACCATGGAGGTTGATGGGAAGACGGAGAGCATCATGAAGAGAACAGCTCTGGTGGCTAACACTTCCAACATGCCTGTAGCTGCCAGAGAAGCCTCCATCTACACAG GAATCACACTGTCTGAGTACTTCAGAGACATGGGCTACAATGTGAGCATGATGGCCGACTCTACCTCCCGTTGGGCCGAAGCTCTCAGGGAGATTTCAGGCCGTCTGGCTGAGATGCCTGCTG ACAGCGGTTACCCTGCCTACCTGGGCGCTCGTCTCGCCTCCTTCTATGAACGTGCTGGACGAGTGAAGTGTCTGGGAAACCCTGAGAGGGAGGGCAGCGTCAGCATTGTGGGCGC TGTGTCACCTCCTGGTGGTGACTTCTCTGACCCTGTTACTTCAGCTACACTTGGTATTGTTCAG GTGTTCTGGGGTTTGGATAAGAAACTGGCTCAGAGGAAACACTTCCCATCTGTCAACTGGCTTATCAGCTACAGCAAGTATACTCGTGCACTGGATGAATATTACGACAAGCACTTCCCTGAGTTTGTGCCCCTTCGTACTAAGGCCAAGGAGatcctgcaggaggaggaggatctgGCTGAGATTGTGCAGCTTGTCGGAAAG GCGTCACTGGCAGAAACAGATAAGATCACCTTGGAGGTGGCCAAACTTATCAAAGATGATTTCTTACAGCAGAACGGCTACACTCCATATGACAG GTTCTGCCCCTTCTATAAGACAGTGGGCATTCTGTCCAACATGATTGCCTTTTATGACATGGCGCGGCATGCAGTGGAAACCACAGCTCAGAGCGACAACAAAATCACCTGGGCAATGATCAGGGAGCACATGGGAGAAATCCTCTATAGGATCAGTTCAATGAAATTCAAG GACCCGATGAAGGACGGTGAGGCTAAAATCAAGGCCGAGTACGCTCAGCTGTTGGAGGACATGCAGAATGGTTTCCGTACATTGGAGGAATAG
- the naa50 gene encoding N-alpha-acetyltransferase 50 isoform X1, with protein MKGSRIELGDVTPHNIKQLKRLNQVIFPVSYNDKFYKDVLEVGELAKLAYFNDIAVGAVCCRVDHSQNQKRLYIMTLGCLAPYRRLGIGTKMLNHVLNICEKDGTFDNIYLHVQISNESAIDFYQKFGFEIIETKKNYYKRIEPADAHVLQKSLRSPCAPPTGELQKAE; from the exons ATGAAAGG TAGCCGGATCGAGCTGGGGGATGTTACGCCCCACAACATTAAGCAGCTGAAACGCTTGAACCAGGTCATCTTTCCTGTCAGCTACAACGACAAGTTTTACAAAGATGTGCTGGAAGTTGGAGAACTTGCGAAGTTAG CGTACTTTAATGACATTGCAGTGGGAGCTGTATGCTGCAGAGTGGACCACTCTCAGAATCAGAAGAGACTGTACATCATGACACTTGGTTGTCTAGCACCCTACCGTAGACTTGGAATTG GTACAAAGATGCTCAATCATGTGCTAAACATCTGTGAGAAGGATGGAACTTTTGACAACATTTACCT TCATGTGCAGATCAGCAACGAGTCAGCCATTGACTTTTACCAAAAGTTTGGCTTTGAGATCATCGAAACAAAAAAGAATTATTACAAGAGGATAGAGCCTGCAGATGCCCATGTGTTGCAGAAGAGTCTGCGTAGCCCATGTGCACCCCCCACCGGAGAGCTTCAAAAGGCAGAGTAG
- the naa50 gene encoding N-alpha-acetyltransferase 50 isoform X2: MKGRIELGDVTPHNIKQLKRLNQVIFPVSYNDKFYKDVLEVGELAKLAYFNDIAVGAVCCRVDHSQNQKRLYIMTLGCLAPYRRLGIGTKMLNHVLNICEKDGTFDNIYLHVQISNESAIDFYQKFGFEIIETKKNYYKRIEPADAHVLQKSLRSPCAPPTGELQKAE; the protein is encoded by the exons ATGAAAGG CCGGATCGAGCTGGGGGATGTTACGCCCCACAACATTAAGCAGCTGAAACGCTTGAACCAGGTCATCTTTCCTGTCAGCTACAACGACAAGTTTTACAAAGATGTGCTGGAAGTTGGAGAACTTGCGAAGTTAG CGTACTTTAATGACATTGCAGTGGGAGCTGTATGCTGCAGAGTGGACCACTCTCAGAATCAGAAGAGACTGTACATCATGACACTTGGTTGTCTAGCACCCTACCGTAGACTTGGAATTG GTACAAAGATGCTCAATCATGTGCTAAACATCTGTGAGAAGGATGGAACTTTTGACAACATTTACCT TCATGTGCAGATCAGCAACGAGTCAGCCATTGACTTTTACCAAAAGTTTGGCTTTGAGATCATCGAAACAAAAAAGAATTATTACAAGAGGATAGAGCCTGCAGATGCCCATGTGTTGCAGAAGAGTCTGCGTAGCCCATGTGCACCCCCCACCGGAGAGCTTCAAAAGGCAGAGTAG